A stretch of Crossiella cryophila DNA encodes these proteins:
- a CDS encoding phosphoglycerate kinase, which translates to MKTLADLLAEGVAGRRVLVRADLNVPLDGSVITDDGRVRASLPTLRQLTEAGARVLVAAHLGRPKGEPDPKFSLAPVAARLGELLGAEVALAADVTGPSAKSTVDGLTDGRVALLENVRFEARETSKDETERAAFAAELAALLGADGAYVSDGFGVVHRKQASVYDVAKLLPHYAGGLVLAEVEVLRKLTTDTARPYVVVLGGSKVSDKLGVISNLLAKVDRLLIGGGMAYTFLKAQGHEVGESLLQEDQLDTVRGFLKEAAERGVELVLPVDVATAERFPDFGADSQPAPVVVPVDGIPAGRMGLDIGPDTERLFADKLADAQTVFWNGPMGVFEVAEYASGTRSVAKALVGSSAFTVVGGGDSAAAVRLLGLPEDGFSHISTGGGASLEFLEGKELPGVSVLED; encoded by the coding sequence GTGAAGACCCTGGCAGATCTGCTCGCCGAGGGTGTTGCCGGTCGGCGCGTGCTGGTGCGCGCCGACCTCAACGTTCCTCTGGACGGCTCCGTCATCACCGACGACGGCCGGGTCCGCGCCTCGCTGCCCACCCTGCGGCAGCTGACCGAGGCCGGGGCCCGCGTGCTCGTCGCGGCACACCTGGGCCGCCCCAAGGGCGAGCCCGACCCCAAGTTCTCCCTCGCCCCGGTCGCGGCGCGCCTCGGCGAACTGCTCGGCGCCGAGGTGGCCCTGGCCGCCGACGTGACCGGCCCCTCGGCGAAGTCCACTGTGGACGGTCTGACCGACGGCAGGGTGGCACTGCTGGAGAACGTGCGCTTCGAGGCGCGCGAGACCAGCAAGGACGAGACCGAGCGGGCCGCCTTCGCCGCCGAACTCGCCGCGCTGCTCGGTGCCGACGGCGCCTACGTCTCCGACGGATTCGGTGTGGTGCACCGCAAGCAGGCCTCGGTCTACGACGTGGCCAAGCTGCTGCCGCACTACGCAGGCGGCCTGGTGCTGGCCGAGGTCGAGGTGCTGCGCAAGCTCACCACCGACACCGCGCGGCCGTACGTGGTCGTGCTCGGCGGGTCCAAGGTCTCGGACAAGCTCGGCGTGATCTCCAACCTGCTGGCCAAGGTGGACCGCCTGCTCATCGGCGGCGGCATGGCCTACACCTTCCTCAAGGCCCAGGGCCACGAGGTCGGCGAGTCGCTGCTGCAGGAGGACCAGCTCGACACCGTGCGCGGCTTCCTCAAGGAGGCGGCCGAGCGCGGCGTGGAACTGGTGCTGCCGGTCGACGTCGCCACCGCCGAGCGGTTCCCGGACTTCGGCGCCGACTCCCAGCCCGCCCCCGTGGTGGTGCCGGTGGACGGCATCCCGGCCGGGCGGATGGGCCTGGACATCGGCCCGGACACCGAACGCCTGTTCGCGGACAAGCTCGCCGACGCCCAGACCGTGTTCTGGAACGGGCCGATGGGCGTGTTCGAGGTCGCCGAGTACGCCAGCGGCACCCGCTCGGTGGCCAAGGCGCTGGTCGGCTCCTCGGCGTTCACCGTCGTCGGCGGCGGTGACTCCGCGGCCGCGGTGCGCCTGCTCGGCCTGCCGGAGGACGGTTTCTCGCACATCTCCACCGGTGGTGGAGCATCCCTGGAATTCCTTGAGGGCAAGGAACTCCCCGGCGTTTCCGTCCTGGAGGACTGA
- a CDS encoding Rieske (2Fe-2S) protein, whose protein sequence is MSGMPPPPLSRRTVLCGLLALAGTAAACGNGKPPRTGGTGTAKPGAELARLSALPATGGALVETEGNGILLIVRTKDGAVRAFDPRCPHRGNLVSPPVGGVIDCPTHGSLFDGETGEVSKGPAKTGLVQIPVKVDGERIVLI, encoded by the coding sequence ATGTCCGGCATGCCGCCGCCACCGCTGTCCCGTCGCACGGTCCTGTGTGGACTGCTCGCCCTGGCCGGAACCGCCGCCGCCTGCGGTAACGGCAAACCGCCGCGCACCGGCGGCACCGGCACCGCCAAGCCCGGCGCCGAACTGGCCAGGCTCTCCGCGCTGCCGGCCACCGGCGGCGCGCTGGTGGAGACCGAGGGCAACGGCATCCTGCTGATCGTGCGCACCAAGGACGGCGCGGTGCGCGCCTTCGACCCGCGCTGCCCGCACCGGGGCAACCTGGTCAGCCCGCCGGTCGGCGGCGTGATCGACTGTCCGACCCACGGCAGCCTCTTCGACGGCGAGACCGGCGAGGTGAGCAAGGGGCCCGCCAAGACCGGGCTCGTCCAGATCCCGGTCAAGGTCGACGGGGAGCGGATAGTCCTGATCTAG
- a CDS encoding M28 family metallopeptidase, which yields MKLRLVLGSVTATAALVVSGIAGTATAAAPAAPPTIPTANIQAHLTELGKIAAANGGNRAHGRPGYKASVDYVKGKLDAAGFRTTVHTFTQSGATGYNLIADWPGGDENNTIMFGGHLDGVTAGAGINDNGTGSSGLLEVALTVAKQQLKTTKHLRFGWWGAEELGLIGSTRWVASLSAAQKAQIKAYLNFDMIGSPNPGYFVYSSAGQPTGSAALTTLLENYFRGAGVQTEQTSVGGRSDHAAFARAGIATGGTFTGAEGRKTAAQAQKWGGTANQAYDPCYHRSCDGVNNVNATALSRNTNAIAHAVWTLTAPAALRSAA from the coding sequence GTGAAACTCCGACTCGTTCTCGGCTCGGTGACGGCCACCGCCGCACTGGTCGTCAGCGGCATCGCCGGCACCGCCACCGCGGCCGCGCCCGCCGCGCCGCCGACCATTCCCACCGCGAACATCCAGGCGCACCTCACCGAACTCGGCAAGATCGCCGCGGCCAACGGCGGCAACCGGGCGCACGGGCGGCCCGGCTACAAGGCCTCGGTGGACTACGTCAAGGGCAAGCTGGACGCGGCCGGGTTCCGCACCACCGTGCACACCTTCACCCAGAGCGGCGCCACCGGCTACAACCTGATCGCCGACTGGCCCGGCGGCGATGAGAACAACACCATCATGTTCGGCGGCCACCTCGACGGTGTCACCGCGGGCGCCGGCATCAACGACAACGGCACCGGCTCCAGCGGCCTCCTGGAGGTCGCGCTGACCGTGGCCAAGCAGCAGCTCAAGACCACCAAGCACCTGCGCTTCGGCTGGTGGGGCGCTGAGGAACTCGGCCTCATCGGCTCCACCCGCTGGGTGGCCAGCCTGTCCGCGGCGCAGAAGGCCCAGATCAAGGCCTACCTCAACTTCGACATGATCGGCTCGCCCAACCCCGGCTACTTCGTCTACAGCAGCGCAGGCCAGCCCACCGGGTCCGCGGCGCTGACCACGTTGCTGGAGAACTACTTCCGCGGCGCGGGCGTGCAGACCGAGCAGACCAGCGTCGGCGGCCGTTCCGACCACGCCGCCTTCGCCAGGGCCGGCATCGCCACCGGTGGCACCTTCACCGGCGCCGAGGGCCGCAAGACCGCGGCGCAGGCGCAGAAGTGGGGCGGCACCGCCAACCAGGCATACGACCCCTGCTACCACCGCTCCTGCGACGGGGTGAACAACGTCAACGCGACCGCGCTCTCCCGCAACACCAACGCGATCGCGCACGCGGTCTGGACGCTGACCGCGCCCGCCGCACTGCGCTCGGCCGCCTAG
- the uvrC gene encoding excinuclease ABC subunit UvrC — protein sequence MPDPSTYRPAPGTIPDSFGVYKFRDGTGRVIYVGKAKSLRSRLSSYFADLSGLHPRTRQMVTTAASVEWTVVSSEVEALQLEYSWIKEFDPRFNVRYRDDKSYPMLAVTVGEEFPRLQVYRGPRRKGVRYFGPYSHAWALRETIDLLLRVFPARTCTSGLFKRHSQIGRPCLLGYIDKCAAPCVGKVSAEEHREIVEDFCDFFSGRTDTMMRRLEKQMQAAAEELEFEKAARLRDDLDALRRAMEKQAVVLGDGTDADVIAFAQDELAAAVQVFHVRGGRVRGQRGWVIDKVEEVDTPGLVEQFLTQFYGEQDELGEAADGGGAAEAVPREVLVPELPPDAEAVTDWLSGLRGSRVQLRVPQRGDKRALAETVARNAAEAFTQFKLRRSGDLTARSLALQELQDALGLETAPLRIECVDVSHIAGTDVVASLVVFEDGLARKSEFRHFAIKGDAETGDVGGDVGSIAEVVRRRFARHRADVEEIARTAPETGEVEAEAEARPGIDPTTGRPRRFAYPPNLLVIDGGAPQVNAAAEVLAELEISDVAVIGIAKRLEEVWLPADPDPVILARNSAAMYLLQEIRDKAHDFAIRYHRQKRSKRMTTSALDEVAGLGESRKAALLKHFGSVRKLRAATVEALTEVPGVGRQTALAVLAALQGTENKATRTTTATTPVPGRQEDG from the coding sequence GTGCCCGATCCGTCCACCTATCGTCCAGCGCCCGGAACCATCCCGGACTCCTTCGGCGTGTACAAGTTCCGCGACGGCACCGGACGGGTCATCTACGTCGGCAAGGCCAAGAGCCTGCGCAGCCGGCTCTCCTCCTACTTCGCCGACCTCTCGGGCCTGCACCCGCGCACCAGACAGATGGTCACCACCGCCGCCTCGGTGGAGTGGACCGTGGTGTCCTCCGAGGTCGAGGCGCTGCAACTGGAGTACTCCTGGATCAAGGAGTTCGACCCGCGGTTCAACGTGCGCTACCGGGACGACAAGTCCTACCCGATGCTCGCGGTCACCGTCGGCGAGGAATTCCCCCGGCTCCAGGTCTACCGCGGCCCCCGGCGCAAGGGCGTGCGCTACTTCGGCCCGTACTCGCACGCCTGGGCGCTGCGCGAGACCATCGACCTGCTGCTGCGGGTCTTCCCCGCGCGCACCTGCACCAGCGGGCTGTTCAAGCGGCACAGCCAGATCGGTCGCCCCTGCCTGCTCGGCTACATCGACAAGTGCGCCGCGCCCTGCGTCGGCAAGGTCAGCGCCGAGGAGCACCGGGAGATCGTGGAGGACTTCTGCGACTTCTTCTCCGGCCGCACCGACACCATGATGCGCCGCCTGGAGAAACAGATGCAGGCCGCGGCAGAGGAGCTGGAGTTCGAGAAGGCCGCCCGGCTGCGCGATGACCTGGACGCGCTGCGCCGGGCCATGGAGAAGCAGGCCGTGGTGCTCGGCGACGGCACCGACGCCGACGTGATCGCCTTCGCCCAGGACGAACTCGCCGCCGCCGTGCAGGTCTTCCACGTGCGCGGCGGCCGGGTCCGCGGCCAGCGCGGCTGGGTCATCGACAAGGTCGAGGAGGTCGACACCCCCGGCCTGGTCGAACAGTTCCTCACCCAGTTCTACGGCGAACAGGACGAACTCGGCGAGGCCGCCGACGGCGGCGGGGCGGCCGAGGCGGTGCCGCGCGAGGTCCTGGTGCCCGAACTGCCCCCGGACGCCGAGGCGGTCACCGACTGGCTCTCCGGCCTGCGCGGCTCCCGGGTGCAGCTGCGGGTGCCCCAGCGCGGGGACAAACGCGCGCTGGCCGAGACCGTGGCCCGCAACGCGGCCGAGGCCTTCACCCAGTTCAAACTCCGCCGCTCCGGCGACCTCACGGCCCGATCCCTTGCCCTGCAAGAACTGCAGGACGCGCTCGGCCTCGAAACCGCGCCGCTGCGGATCGAATGCGTGGACGTCAGCCACATCGCGGGCACCGACGTGGTGGCCTCGCTGGTGGTCTTCGAGGACGGCCTGGCCCGCAAATCCGAGTTCCGGCACTTCGCCATCAAGGGCGACGCCGAGACCGGCGACGTCGGCGGGGACGTCGGCTCCATCGCCGAGGTGGTGCGCCGCCGCTTCGCCCGGCACCGCGCCGACGTCGAGGAGATCGCCCGCACCGCGCCGGAGACCGGCGAGGTCGAGGCGGAGGCCGAGGCCAGGCCCGGCATCGATCCCACCACCGGACGACCGCGCCGCTTCGCCTACCCGCCCAACCTGCTCGTCATCGACGGGGGCGCGCCGCAGGTCAACGCGGCCGCCGAGGTGCTGGCGGAGCTGGAGATCAGCGATGTCGCGGTGATCGGCATCGCCAAACGCCTGGAGGAGGTCTGGCTGCCGGCCGACCCCGATCCGGTGATCCTGGCCCGCAACAGCGCGGCGATGTACCTGTTGCAGGAGATTCGGGACAAGGCTCACGACTTCGCCATCCGCTACCACCGGCAGAAGCGGTCCAAGCGGATGACCACCTCTGCCCTGGACGAGGTGGCGGGACTCGGCGAATCCCGCAAGGCCGCACTGCTCAAGCACTTCGGCTCGGTGCGCAAGCTCCGCGCCGCCACCGTCGAGGCCCTCACCGAGGTGCCGGGGGTGGGACGGCAGACCGCGCTGGCCGTGCTGGCGGCGTTGCAGGGCACGGAGAACAAGGCCACGAGGACAACCACGGCGACCACACCGGTCCCGGGACGGCAGGAGGACGGGTGA
- the whiA gene encoding DNA-binding protein WhiA encodes MAMTASVKDELSRLAVTKTCCRRAEVSSLLRFAGGLHIVAGRVVVEAEIDTGSAARRLRKEIQELFGHISDVHVITSGGLRKGTRYVVRVVKDGDGLARQTGLLDPRGRPVRGLPAHVVSGGTCDSEAAWRGAFLAHGSLTEPGRSSALEVTCPGPEAALALVGAARRMGIQAKSREVRGADRVVVRDGDAIGALLTRLGAHSSVLAWEERRMRREVRATANRLANFDDANLRRSARAAVAAAARVERALDILGADVPDHLVAAGQLRLAHRQASLEELGQLAEPPMTKDAVAGRIRRLLAMADKKARELGVGDTESAVTADMLDA; translated from the coding sequence ATGGCGATGACCGCGTCGGTCAAGGACGAGCTGAGCCGTCTCGCTGTCACCAAGACCTGCTGCCGCCGGGCCGAGGTGTCCTCGCTGCTGCGCTTCGCCGGCGGGCTGCACATCGTGGCCGGCCGCGTCGTGGTGGAGGCCGAGATCGACACCGGGTCGGCCGCGCGCAGGCTGCGCAAGGAGATCCAGGAACTGTTCGGGCACATCAGCGACGTGCACGTGATCACATCGGGCGGGCTGCGCAAGGGCACCCGGTACGTGGTGCGGGTGGTCAAGGACGGCGACGGCCTGGCCCGCCAGACCGGCCTGCTGGACCCCAGGGGCCGTCCGGTGCGCGGGCTGCCCGCGCACGTGGTCAGCGGCGGCACCTGCGACTCCGAGGCCGCCTGGCGGGGCGCCTTCCTCGCGCACGGCTCGCTCACCGAACCCGGCCGCTCCTCCGCCCTGGAGGTCACCTGCCCCGGCCCCGAGGCCGCGCTCGCGCTGGTCGGCGCGGCCCGGCGGATGGGCATCCAGGCCAAATCCCGCGAGGTGCGCGGCGCCGACCGGGTCGTGGTCCGCGACGGCGACGCCATCGGCGCGCTGCTCACCCGGCTCGGCGCGCACTCCAGCGTGCTGGCCTGGGAGGAACGCCGGATGCGCCGCGAGGTCAGGGCCACCGCCAACCGGCTGGCCAACTTCGACGACGCCAACCTGCGCCGCTCCGCCCGTGCCGCGGTCGCCGCCGCCGCCAGGGTCGAACGCGCCCTGGACATCCTGGGCGCCGACGTCCCCGACCACCTGGTCGCCGCCGGTCAGCTGCGCCTGGCGCACCGTCAGGCGTCCCTGGAGGAGCTGGGCCAGCTCGCCGAACCACCGATGACCAAGGACGCGGTGGCAGGCCGTATAAGGCGTCTCCTGGCGATGGCCGACAAGAAGGCCCGCGAACTCGGCGTCGGCGACACCGAGAGCGCCGTCACCGCGGACATGCTCGACGCCTAG
- a CDS encoding gluconeogenesis factor YvcK family protein, translating to MRAVALGGGHGLQATLSALKRMTHDVTAVVTVADDGGSSGRLRRELGLLPPGDLRKALTALADPDEDRLLWTDVFQHRFGGSGALAGHAVGNLVLAGLLEVLGDPVAVLDEVRKLLGVRGRVLPMSRVPLDIEADVLGLDDDPKSVRRIRGQVAVASTPGRVQRVRLQGAAPGYAAPKACEEAVTAVTEADVVLLGPGSWFTSVLPHLLVPELHEALVDTTARKVVVLNLVPQPGETEGFSPEQHLHVLAEHAPRLRVDAVVADVDSVSTPDRLRRAAAALGAVTTLRKICHHGAPDRHDPAALAVSLHEALAEIPGPRGQGSGALKEGQPWR from the coding sequence ATGCGGGCCGTCGCACTGGGCGGCGGCCACGGCCTGCAGGCCACGCTGTCCGCGCTCAAGCGGATGACCCACGACGTCACCGCCGTGGTCACGGTGGCCGACGACGGCGGCTCCTCCGGGCGGCTGCGCCGGGAACTGGGCCTGCTGCCACCCGGCGACCTGCGCAAGGCACTGACCGCGTTGGCGGACCCGGACGAAGATCGTCTACTGTGGACGGACGTGTTCCAGCACCGCTTCGGCGGATCGGGCGCGCTGGCCGGGCACGCGGTGGGCAACCTCGTGCTCGCCGGGCTCCTCGAGGTCCTCGGCGATCCGGTGGCGGTGCTGGACGAGGTGCGCAAGTTGTTGGGAGTGCGTGGACGGGTGCTGCCGATGAGCCGGGTGCCGCTGGACATCGAGGCCGATGTCCTCGGTCTCGACGACGACCCGAAATCGGTGCGCCGGATCCGCGGCCAGGTCGCCGTGGCCAGCACCCCCGGCCGGGTCCAGCGGGTCCGGCTGCAGGGCGCGGCCCCCGGCTACGCGGCGCCCAAGGCCTGCGAGGAGGCCGTCACCGCGGTCACCGAGGCCGACGTGGTGCTGCTCGGACCCGGCTCCTGGTTCACCAGCGTGCTGCCGCACCTGCTCGTGCCCGAACTGCACGAGGCACTGGTGGACACCACCGCGCGCAAGGTCGTGGTGCTCAACCTGGTGCCGCAGCCGGGGGAGACCGAGGGTTTCTCCCCGGAACAGCACCTGCACGTGCTGGCCGAGCACGCGCCGCGGCTGCGGGTGGACGCGGTGGTCGCCGACGTCGACTCGGTGTCCACCCCGGACCGGCTGCGGCGGGCCGCCGCCGCGCTCGGCGCGGTCACCACCCTGCGCAAGATCTGCCACCACGGCGCCCCGGACCGGCACGATCCGGCCGCGCTCGCGGTGAGTCTGCACGAAGCACTAGCCGAGATCCCCGGTCCGCGAGGACAGGGATCCGGCGCACTCAAGGAGGGCCAGCCATGGCGATGA
- a CDS encoding GNAT family N-acetyltransferase: MAHPRHGHPGDLGFCYDLGMETISAELAEQSEAEAMHSLVSLLSAETRRELGVAVTRLGGGVVVAVRNDPSGFWSRAVGLGLTEPVTAALIGQAREFLATHGVGSATVQIAPSALPADWAEIAAKHELTEGALLVKVAARLDAIVPPEPAPELRVAEVTAAQAPRWATVMAEVFGLPGLVLRRVAEASVGRTDLGWHALGSWDGGDLVGTAMLRVHGEVGNMFSGATVPAARGRGGQSALLWARAELARAGGARWLVSETGAEQPGEHNSSLHNMLRAGMAVRYERRNWTLRTGAE, encoded by the coding sequence GTGGCACATCCACGTCACGGGCACCCCGGTGACCTGGGGTTCTGCTATGACCTCGGCATGGAGACGATCAGCGCCGAACTGGCCGAGCAGTCCGAGGCCGAGGCGATGCACAGCCTGGTCAGCCTGTTGTCCGCGGAAACCCGGCGGGAGCTGGGCGTCGCGGTGACCCGCCTGGGCGGCGGGGTCGTGGTCGCGGTGCGGAACGATCCGTCCGGGTTCTGGAGCCGGGCGGTCGGGCTGGGCCTCACCGAACCGGTCACCGCGGCGCTGATCGGACAGGCGCGCGAGTTCCTCGCCACGCACGGGGTGGGCTCGGCCACCGTGCAGATCGCGCCCTCGGCACTGCCCGCGGACTGGGCGGAGATCGCCGCCAAGCACGAGCTGACCGAGGGCGCGCTGCTGGTGAAGGTGGCGGCGCGGCTGGACGCGATCGTGCCGCCCGAGCCTGCCCCCGAACTGCGGGTGGCCGAGGTCACCGCGGCCCAGGCGCCGCGGTGGGCGACGGTGATGGCGGAGGTCTTCGGGCTGCCCGGTCTGGTGTTGCGCCGGGTGGCGGAGGCCTCGGTCGGGCGGACCGACCTGGGCTGGCACGCCCTGGGCAGCTGGGACGGCGGGGACCTGGTGGGCACCGCGATGCTGCGGGTGCACGGCGAGGTCGGCAACATGTTCAGCGGCGCCACCGTGCCCGCCGCGCGCGGCCGGGGCGGGCAGAGCGCGCTGCTGTGGGCGCGGGCGGAACTGGCGCGGGCTGGCGGGGCGCGGTGGCTGGTGTCGGAGACCGGGGCCGAGCAGCCGGGTGAGCACAACTCCTCGCTGCACAACATGCTGCGGGCCGGGATGGCCGTGCGGTACGAGCGGCGGAACTGGACCCTGCGCACCGGGGCGGAGTGA
- the rapZ gene encoding RNase adapter RapZ, with translation MTEEKTGVEVAVVTGLSGAGRSTAAKCLEDLGWFVVDNLPPELVSTMVELGAQAQGVISRVAVVMDVRSRAFTDDLAAVIKDLDARGYKPKVLFLEATDAVLIRRFEHVRRGHPLQGDGRLSDGIANERRLLTPLREEADLVLDTSSLSVHQLRAKIEDAFGSETSASTRVTVLSFGYKYGLPMDADLVMDVRFLPNPFWIPELRDFTGLDEAVRNYVLSQEGAEEFLERYHELLRLIGAGYRREGKRYLTLAIGCTGGKHRSVAISEQLAGLLAKEDGMAVKVVHRDLGRE, from the coding sequence GTGACCGAGGAGAAGACCGGCGTCGAGGTGGCGGTGGTGACCGGCCTGTCCGGGGCCGGCCGCAGCACCGCCGCCAAATGCCTGGAGGACCTGGGCTGGTTCGTGGTGGACAACCTGCCGCCGGAACTGGTCTCCACCATGGTCGAACTGGGCGCCCAGGCCCAGGGCGTGATCTCCAGGGTCGCGGTGGTGATGGACGTGCGCAGCCGCGCCTTCACCGACGACCTGGCCGCGGTGATCAAGGACCTGGACGCCCGCGGCTACAAGCCCAAGGTGCTGTTCCTGGAAGCCACCGACGCGGTGCTCATCCGCCGCTTCGAGCACGTCCGGCGCGGCCACCCGCTGCAGGGCGACGGGCGGCTCTCCGACGGCATCGCCAACGAGCGTAGGCTGCTCACTCCGTTGCGGGAGGAGGCAGACCTGGTGCTGGACACCTCGTCGTTGTCCGTGCACCAGTTGCGCGCCAAGATCGAGGACGCCTTCGGCTCGGAGACCTCGGCCAGCACCAGGGTGACCGTGCTGTCCTTCGGCTACAAGTACGGCCTGCCGATGGACGCCGACCTGGTGATGGACGTGCGCTTCCTGCCGAACCCGTTCTGGATCCCGGAACTGCGCGACTTCACCGGCCTGGACGAGGCGGTGCGCAACTACGTGCTCTCCCAGGAGGGCGCGGAGGAGTTCCTGGAGCGCTACCACGAGCTGCTGCGGCTCATCGGCGCCGGGTACCGCCGCGAGGGCAAGCGGTACCTGACCCTGGCGATCGGCTGCACGGGTGGTAAGCACCGCAGTGTGGCGATCTCCGAGCAGCTCGCCGGGTTGCTGGCCAAGGAGGACGGGATGGCGGTCAAGGTCGTGCACCGGGACCTGGGGCGGGAGTGA
- the gap gene encoding type I glyceraldehyde-3-phosphate dehydrogenase codes for MTVRVGVNGFGRIGRNFWRALAASGRDIEIVAFNDLGDVATMAHLLKYDSILGRLDGEVKVTDEGISVNGKVIKALAERDPGKLPWKDLGVDVVVESTGFFTNADAARKHIDEGGAKKVIISAPAKGEDLTVVLGANDHLYDGSQSVISNASCTTNCLAPMAKVLNDTFGIEKGLMTTIHAYTQDQNLQDAPHSDLRRARAAALNIVPTGTGAAKAIGLVLPELKGKLDGYALRVPVPTGSATDLTVVVGRETSVEEVNAAVKAAADGPLKGILRYNTDPIVSSDIVTDPASCIFDAPLTKVIGNQVKVVGWYDNEWGYSNRLVDLTALVASKL; via the coding sequence GTGACGGTTCGCGTGGGTGTGAACGGCTTTGGTCGGATCGGCCGCAACTTCTGGCGTGCCCTGGCCGCCAGTGGCCGGGACATCGAGATCGTGGCCTTCAACGACCTGGGTGACGTGGCCACGATGGCGCACCTGCTCAAGTACGACTCGATCCTGGGCCGCCTCGACGGCGAGGTCAAGGTGACCGATGAGGGCATCTCGGTCAACGGCAAGGTCATCAAGGCCCTCGCCGAGCGCGACCCCGGCAAGCTGCCGTGGAAGGACCTGGGTGTCGACGTCGTCGTCGAGTCCACCGGGTTCTTCACCAACGCCGACGCCGCGCGCAAGCACATCGACGAGGGTGGCGCCAAGAAGGTCATCATCTCCGCCCCGGCCAAGGGCGAGGACCTGACCGTGGTGCTCGGCGCCAACGACCACCTCTACGACGGGTCGCAGAGCGTCATCTCCAACGCCTCCTGCACCACCAACTGCCTGGCGCCGATGGCCAAGGTCCTCAACGACACCTTCGGGATCGAAAAGGGCCTGATGACCACCATCCACGCCTACACGCAGGACCAGAACCTGCAGGACGCGCCGCACTCGGACCTGCGCCGGGCCCGCGCCGCCGCGCTGAACATCGTGCCCACCGGCACCGGTGCGGCCAAGGCCATCGGCCTGGTGCTGCCGGAGCTGAAGGGCAAGCTGGACGGCTACGCCCTGCGCGTGCCGGTGCCCACCGGCTCGGCCACCGACCTCACCGTCGTGGTGGGCAGGGAGACCTCCGTCGAGGAGGTCAACGCCGCGGTCAAGGCCGCGGCCGACGGCCCGCTCAAGGGCATCCTGCGCTACAACACCGACCCGATCGTCTCCTCCGACATCGTCACCGACCCGGCGTCCTGCATCTTCGACGCGCCGCTGACCAAGGTCATCGGCAACCAGGTCAAGGTCGTCGGCTGGTACGACAACGAGTGGGGCTACTCCAACCGCCTGGTCGACCTGACCGCGCTGGTCGCCTCGAAGCTCTGA
- a CDS encoding MarR family winged helix-turn-helix transcriptional regulator, giving the protein MLANDLINQEMTATLHADGLTPARAKALWTLAPLAPITQRALADALAVTPRNVTTLVDALEESGFVTRGAHPEDRRAIAVDLTVKGRTAIEHMRDSAAELADALFGALPPAELALVTRVLHGVAGYFAAHIPGPAD; this is encoded by the coding sequence ATGCTGGCCAACGACCTGATCAACCAGGAGATGACCGCCACCCTGCACGCCGACGGCCTCACCCCCGCCCGCGCCAAGGCCCTGTGGACCCTCGCCCCCCTCGCCCCGATCACCCAGCGCGCCCTGGCCGACGCCCTGGCCGTCACCCCACGCAACGTCACCACCCTGGTCGACGCCCTGGAGGAGTCCGGGTTCGTCACCCGCGGCGCGCACCCGGAGGACCGCAGGGCCATCGCGGTGGACCTGACCGTCAAGGGGCGCACCGCGATCGAGCACATGCGCGACTCGGCGGCGGAACTGGCCGATGCGCTCTTCGGTGCGCTGCCGCCGGCGGAGCTGGCGCTGGTCACCCGGGTGCTGCACGGGGTGGCCGGGTACTTCGCCGCGCACATCCCCGGGCCGGCCGACTGA
- a CDS encoding ester cyclase, which yields MDAVAERNMNTMRTTYRTLQGGDLDACVRLLTEDFIANIPGVPEPFHGREVWRMGAQAMLTAFPDLDIEIENMLAAGDQLAVRARFRGTHRGEFNGVPATGRRVEFWSVEHYRFTADGRFAEEWVAPDIANLMRQLTEDAPG from the coding sequence GTGGACGCCGTCGCCGAGCGGAACATGAACACCATGCGCACCACCTACCGGACGCTGCAGGGCGGCGACCTGGACGCCTGTGTGCGCCTGCTGACCGAGGACTTCATCGCCAACATCCCCGGCGTGCCCGAGCCCTTCCACGGCCGCGAGGTCTGGCGGATGGGCGCCCAGGCCATGCTGACCGCCTTCCCCGACCTGGACATCGAGATCGAGAACATGCTCGCCGCGGGCGATCAGCTCGCCGTCCGGGCCCGTTTCCGCGGCACCCACCGCGGCGAGTTCAACGGCGTCCCGGCCACCGGGCGCCGGGTGGAGTTCTGGAGTGTGGAGCACTACCGCTTCACCGCGGACGGACGTTTCGCCGAGGAGTGGGTGGCGCCGGACATCGCGAACCTGATGCGGCAGCTCACCGAGGACGCGCCGGGCTGA